One Castanea sativa cultivar Marrone di Chiusa Pesio chromosome 4, ASM4071231v1 DNA window includes the following coding sequences:
- the LOC142631837 gene encoding HVA22-like protein a — MGSGAGSFLKVILKNFDVLAGPVVSLVYPLYASVRAIETKSPIDDQQWLTYWVLYSLITLFELTFAKLLEWIPFWPYAKLILTCWLVIPYFSGAAYVYDHYVRPFFVNRQTVNIWYVPKKKDVFSKPDDILSAAEKYIAQNGTDDFKKIINKADKSRSSEGYSNFLEDDRY; from the exons ATGGGTTCTGGTGCTGGAAGCTTCCTCAAGGTTATTCTCAAAAACTTTGATGTTCTCGCTGG GCCTGTGGTTAGCCTTGTTTATCCTTT ATATGCCTCAGTGAGGGCAATTGAAACGAAATCACCTATAGATGATCAGCAATGGCTTACTTATTGGGTTCTGTACTCCTTGATCACGCTCTTTGAGCTCACCTTTGCCAAACTTCTTGAATG GATTCCTTTCTGGCCATATGCAAAGCTGATTTTGACGTGCTGGTTGGTCATCCCATACTTCAGTGGTGCTGCATATGTTTACGATCATTACGTGAGACCTTTCTTTGTCAACCGGCAGACTGTTAACATCTGGTATGTTCCAAAGAAGAAGGATGTCTTCAGTAAGCCAGATGACATTCTATCTGCTGCAGAGAAATATATTGCTCAAAATGGAACAGATGATTTTAAGAAGATTATTAACAAG GCTGACAAATCAAGGAGTAGTGAAGGTTACTCGAACTTTCTTGAGGACGATAGGTATTGA
- the LOC142632825 gene encoding uncharacterized protein LOC142632825, whose amino-acid sequence MEGWEVPREGLSGGLLLGWMSTHKLHIQYNSKHLIHADLIDNRGNPLSISFMYGHPILSKRERVWSDLKNIRNIAYRNWLCIGDFNQILTQNDKFGFKTRKIEGTELLKQTLFDLELCELEAKGQKFTWMNGHEDDTFVMERLDRAYATMDWFNAYPHYVLLNPAIIRSDHRSILLDFDLRQTFRKRPLGLRGCGSLTLNEYQVLPDIVRQSRAKNRLTMLEKVNGNQIEDLNEIEAYLVDHFKNQYSDTGSKEVHTLLGELRGLPIPKLDHHQRYHLDRQVTNVEIEEAVFQLGPHKAPGLDGIPAFFYQEFWSFVKQDIFNYVHAFFHSGSMLRSLNHTYITLIPKTLPIEEVNQFRPISLYNVTYKIISKS is encoded by the exons ATGGAAGGTTGGGAGGTTCCTAGAGAAGGCCTCAGTGGTGGACTGTTGCTAGGTTGGATGTCAACTCACAAGCTACACATTCAGTACAACTCCAAACATTTGATTCATGCAGATCTTATTGACAACAGAGGTAACCCACTATCCATTTCCTTTATGTATGGACATCCAATTCTATCAAAAAGGGAGCGAGTTTGGTCAGATTTAAAAAACATTAGGAATATTGCTTATAGGAATTGGCTGTGCATAGGTGACTTTAACCAAATCCTTACTCAAAATGATAAGTTTGGATTTAAGACTAGGAAGATTGAAGGTACTGAGTTGCTCAAACAAACCTTATTTGATTTGGAGCTTTGTGAATTAGAGGCCAAAGGGCAAAAATTTACTTGGATGAATGGACATGAGGATGACACTTTTGTTATGGAAAGGTTGGATAGAGCATATGCTACTATGGATTGGTTTAATGCTTATCCACACTATGTTCTTCTAAACCCGGCTATAATAAGATCTGATCATAGGTCCATTCTACTAGATTTTGACCTAAGGCAGACTTTTAGGAAGAGACCCTTAGGTTTGAGAGGATGTGGCTCACTCACGCTGAAT GAATACCAAGTACTTCCAGACATAGTAAGACAAAGCAGAGCCAAAAATAGATTGACAATGCTGGAAAAGGTTAATGGGAACCAAATAGAGGATTTGAATGAAATTGAAGCATATTTGGTTGATCACTTCAAGAATCAATACAGCGATACAGGTTCTAAGGAGGTCCATACCTTATTAGGGGAATTAAGAGGCCTTCCCATCCCAAAACTAGATCACCACCAAAGATATCATCTTGATAGGCAAGTGACAAATGTTGAAATAGAAGAGGCAGTTTTCCAACTTGGACCTCACAAGGCTCCTGGCCTTGATGGAATTCCAGCCTTCTTCTATCAAGAGTTTTGGAGTTTTGTTAAACAAGACATCTTCAACTATGTTCATGCCTTCTTTCACTCTGGCTCTATGCTTAGGTCGCTTAATCATACATACATCACCCTCATTCCTAAAACCCTTCCCATTGAGGAGGTTAATCAGTTCAGACCTATTAGCCTCTACAATGTTACCTACAAAATCATCTCTAAATCCTAA
- the LOC142632450 gene encoding microtubule-associated protein RP/EB family member 1A, whose protein sequence is MATNIGMMDSAYFVGRNEILTWINNRLQLNLSRVEEAASGAVQCQMMDMTYPGVVPMHKVNFDAKSEYDMIQNYKVLQEVFNKLKIDKHIEVNRLVKGRPLDNLEFLQWLKRYCDSVNGGIMNENYNPVERRCKGVKDRNPKGSQKNPRSLQTNNMHNHGSGDTVGLNKASGFRQGKTYAAPVANSSGEVQALSQEITDLKFSVDLLEKERDFYFAKLRDIEILCQTPDLENLPMSVAVKKILYAADAKESALADAQEYLSQFTTSTEAEAEIEADA, encoded by the exons ATGGCGACCAATATAGGAATGATGGACAGCGCGTACTTTGTAGGAAGGAATGAGATATTGACTTGGATTAATAACAGACTTCAGCTTAATCTCTCTCGGGTTGAAGAG GCTGCATCTGGTGCTGTGCAATGTCAGATGATGGACATGACCTATCCAGGTGTTGTTCCAATGCACAAG GTGAATTTTGATGCAAAATCAGAATATGACATGATCCAAAATTACAAGGTTCTGCAGGAAGTATTTAACAAGTTGAAAATTGATAAG CATATTGAAGTCAACAGGCTAGTCAAGGGACGACCTTTGGACAATTTGGAGTTCTTACAATGGCTGAAACGCTACTGTGATTCTGTAAATGGTGGCATTATGAATGA GAATTATAATCCTGTTGAGCGAAGGTGTAAGGGTGTGAAGGATCGGAATCCTAAGGGGTCTCAGAAGAACCCCAGATCACTGCAAACAAATAATATGCACAATCATGGTTCTGGTGACACAGTTGGTCTTAATAAAGCCTCTG GGTTCAGGCAGGGGAAGACATATGCAGCACCAGTTGCTAATTCTTCAGGGGAGGTTCAGGCTCTGTCCCAGGAG ATTACTGACCTCAAGTTTTCTGTGGAtcttttggaaaaagaaagagactttTACTTTGCAAAATTAAGGGATATAGAAATTCTCTGCCAGACTCCTGATCTGGAGAATCTCCCG ATGTCAGTTGCAGTTAAGAAGATATTATATGCTGCGGACGCAAAGGAATCTGCACTTGCTGATGCTCAGGAGTATCTGTCCCAATTTACAACTTCTACTGAAGCTGAAGCTGAAATTGAAGCCGACGCCTGA